In candidate division WOR-3 bacterium, the sequence TAAAGGAGCTGGGCTATGTCCCGGATTTGGTCTTGGGTTTTGAGAGCCAGGGTTATGATTACTGCGATGGGGAGCGGTTTGTGGTTAAGGAGAAAGGGGGTTATCTCGCAATTGGCAAGACGATTGAGCCCAGTCAGACCTATTGCGAGCTTGGTTTGAACTGGTGGCAGGGCTTTAACGGTTTTTTTGCCGTGAATCAGGTTTTACCCGGAAATCTTGAGGTGGTTGCCGAGTATGACCCCGGTTTGAACGACCGGCAAGCTCAAGGCAGGTGGCGAGGCGGCTGGCTCAATTTCGGCGTTGCCTGGATGTTTTTTGAGCGGGTGCGGCTCGGTTTTGCCCTCAGGGATGTTTTGGGGAATAATGATAGCACCAGGCTGAACCGGGTGATTGACCTTTCATTTCATCACCGTTTTTAGGAGGCAGGATGGATGTAAAATCCTTTCTTAAGGGAATCAGCGGTTTTGAGCGGCTGGAGGAGAGTGAGTTGGAGCGAATTGCCCAAATTGCAAAACTGAAGTCGGTGAAGGCGGGGGAATCGGTTGATGTGCAGGGAGAGCCCGCGGACAAGTTTTATATTCTGGTCTCGGGCAGGCTGGCGGTTGTCCTGACACTTGACTTCGGGGTGGCACATCAGACCTATCAGTTGATGACACTCGGACCAGGGCAGATGTTTGCCTGGTCTGGGCTGGTGGGCAATCCCCATTACACCGCTGGGAGCCGGGCGATAACCGACTGCAGCTTTCTGGAGTTTGATGTTAGGGAACTGGAAAGGCTTTTTGACGAGGACCCGAAGTTGGGTTATGTGGTGATGAGGCTGGTGGCACAGACGATTGCCTCCAGGCTGCGGCATATGCAACTGCAACTGGCGCAGCAGTATGCACTGCGGGAGTCGGTGGAGTGAAGGCGGGGCTGGTTATCGCCATTGACGGTCCTGCTG encodes:
- a CDS encoding Crp/Fnr family transcriptional regulator, which translates into the protein MDVKSFLKGISGFERLEESELERIAQIAKLKSVKAGESVDVQGEPADKFYILVSGRLAVVLTLDFGVAHQTYQLMTLGPGQMFAWSGLVGNPHYTAGSRAITDCSFLEFDVRELERLFDEDPKLGYVVMRLVAQTIASRLRHMQLQLAQQYALRESVE